One Megachile rotundata isolate GNS110a chromosome 5, iyMegRotu1, whole genome shotgun sequence genomic region harbors:
- the LOC100876366 gene encoding trypsin-7 produces MFSTVLLIFASAVLATSGHVPGNYQKRLMSMQNRDSPGSRIIGGAEAYIQHYPFAVSLQNNGTFFGHEVEHFCGGGIIGEKWIITSAQCALRMYVTGFHVRAGSSRYYENGEIYRVKGVTIHPAFNQYNYDFDVGLIQLLDSIKFDNTKQSIMLPETHSMIKDGAQVQVLGWGASRLLGPVSDELLCSTMQKINNENCQEASGGDILTNRMFCAMSDDVGPCVGDSGSPLVFENKLFGITSWSRSCSSKYPTAFTATSEVKDWITEVTGIA; encoded by the exons ATGTTCTCGACTGTGTTGCTCATCTTCGCCTCTGCGGTCCTCGCGACCTCCGGACATGTTCCAG GCAATTATCAGAAGAGGCTCATGTCAATGCAAAACCGGGATTCGCCAGGATCCAGGATCATCGGAGGAGCCGAAGCTTACATACAGCACTATCCATTTGCG GTCTCGTTGCAGAACAATGGCACGTTTTTCGGACACGAAGTCGAGCACTTCTGCGGCGGTGGTATTATCGGTGAAAAGTGGATAATAACGTCGGCTCAGTGCGCTCTCAG GATGTATGTGACGGGGTTCCATGTGAGGGCGGGATCGTCCAGGTATTATGAGAATGGGGAGATTTACAGGGTCAAAGGTGTCACGATACATCCGGCGTTCAATCAATATAATTACGACTTTGATGTTGGTCTTATCCAG CTGTTGGATAGCATAAAGTTCGACAACACAAAGCAATCAATTATGCTGCCTGAAACTCATTCGATGATCAAAGATGGCGCCCAGGTACAAGTTCTCGGTTGGGGTGCATCGAGG TTGTTAGGTCCAGTGTCCGATGAATTATTATGCAGCACCATGCAGAAAATCAACAACGAGAACTGCCAGGAAGCTAGCGGAGGTGACATATTAACGAACAGGATGTTCTGCGCCATGTCCGATGACGTTGGACCCTGTGTAGGTGATTCTGGTTCGCCTCTCGTTTTCGAAAACAAATTATTCG GAATAACATCGTGGAGCCGATCCTGCAGTTCGAAATATCCGACTGCTTTTACAGCCACATCCGAAGTAAAAGATTGGATCACAGAAGTAACAGGAATAGCATGA